The proteins below are encoded in one region of Paenacidovorax monticola:
- a CDS encoding TetR/AcrR family transcriptional regulator: MKPKDDEKQRAIAQATFDLVARTGLSGLTMAEIARAAGIATSTLYVYYPSKDELISQLYQDAKTVTAARIMQGVEPGLPYRARVRRIWSNLLRHRLDQYAEVVFQEQYYNSPWFSEGNREFSARLMAGFYALMEEGQRQEILKPVPVPLLTASLVGSVRETGNLIRSRVLPDTEAVQQMAFGLCWDALKA; encoded by the coding sequence ATGAAACCCAAGGACGACGAGAAGCAGCGGGCCATTGCGCAGGCCACCTTCGATCTGGTGGCCCGCACGGGCCTGAGCGGCCTGACCATGGCCGAGATCGCGCGCGCCGCGGGCATTGCCACGAGCACGCTCTACGTCTACTACCCCTCCAAGGACGAGCTCATCAGCCAGCTCTACCAGGACGCCAAGACCGTGACGGCCGCGCGCATCATGCAGGGCGTGGAGCCCGGGCTGCCATACCGCGCCCGGGTGCGCCGCATCTGGAGCAATCTGCTGCGCCACCGGCTGGACCAGTACGCCGAGGTGGTGTTCCAGGAGCAGTACTACAACTCGCCCTGGTTCAGCGAGGGCAATCGCGAATTCTCCGCCCGCCTCATGGCCGGCTTCTACGCGCTCATGGAGGAGGGGCAGAGGCAGGAGATCCTCAAGCCCGTTCCCGTGCCGCTGCTCACGGCCAGCCTGGTCGGTTCGGTGCGAGAGACGGGCAACCTGATCCGCTCCAGGGTGCTGCCCGACACCGAGGCCGTGCAGCAGATGGCCTTCGGGCTGTGCTGGGATGCGCTCAAGGCCTGA
- the chrA gene encoding chromate efflux transporter has product MRATPPVSTSWPQIFLVFLRLGLTSFGGPVAHLGYFRDEFVQRRRWLGERAYADLVALCQFLPGPASSQVGMALGLVRGGWGGALAAWAGFTLPSALLLAALAAGLSARGDWVPPGVLHGLKVVAVAVVAQAVWGMARTLCKGPARMAFMFVSAALLWRWGGVAAQVGVMLLAGLLGWRLWGRGAGAGPAHAEAPLPLPLGRRGGAVLLVLFAALLVLLPLLAHRGPGQLWALVDAFYRAGALVFGGGHVVLPLLQAEVVQTGWVAPDTFLAGYGVAQAVPGPLFTFAAFLGASVQGWPSGALGAAVCLVSIFAPAFLLVAGALPFWEPLRASRAAQGALAGVNAAVVGLLLAALIDPVGTGALQGWADVALALAAFWALQRAKLPPWAVVLACGALGGLWARWA; this is encoded by the coding sequence ATGAGAGCCACCCCGCCCGTATCAACCTCCTGGCCCCAGATTTTCCTTGTCTTCCTGCGCCTGGGCCTCACGTCCTTTGGCGGACCGGTGGCGCACCTGGGCTACTTCCGCGACGAGTTTGTGCAGCGCCGCCGCTGGCTTGGCGAGCGGGCCTACGCCGATCTGGTGGCGCTGTGCCAGTTTCTGCCCGGCCCGGCCAGCAGCCAGGTGGGCATGGCGCTGGGCCTGGTGCGCGGCGGGTGGGGCGGGGCGCTGGCGGCGTGGGCGGGGTTCACGCTGCCCTCGGCGCTGCTGCTCGCGGCGCTGGCGGCAGGTCTGTCGGCCCGGGGCGACTGGGTGCCGCCGGGCGTGCTGCACGGCCTCAAGGTGGTGGCCGTGGCGGTCGTGGCGCAGGCCGTCTGGGGCATGGCTCGCACGCTGTGCAAGGGGCCTGCGCGCATGGCGTTCATGTTCGTGTCGGCAGCCCTGCTGTGGCGCTGGGGCGGCGTGGCAGCCCAGGTGGGCGTGATGCTGCTGGCGGGCCTGCTGGGCTGGAGGCTGTGGGGGCGGGGCGCAGGAGCGGGCCCGGCGCACGCCGAAGCTCCGCTGCCCTTGCCGCTGGGGCGGCGGGGTGGGGCGGTGCTGCTGGTGTTGTTTGCAGCCCTGCTCGTGCTGCTGCCGCTGCTGGCCCACCGGGGGCCGGGCCAGCTATGGGCCCTGGTGGACGCTTTCTACCGCGCCGGGGCGCTGGTGTTCGGGGGCGGGCACGTGGTGTTGCCGCTGCTGCAGGCCGAGGTGGTGCAGACGGGCTGGGTCGCGCCCGATACCTTCCTGGCCGGCTATGGCGTGGCGCAGGCCGTGCCGGGGCCGTTGTTCACCTTCGCGGCATTCCTGGGGGCTTCGGTGCAGGGCTGGCCCAGCGGGGCGCTGGGCGCGGCCGTGTGCCTGGTGTCCATCTTTGCGCCTGCCTTTCTGCTGGTGGCTGGGGCCCTGCCATTCTGGGAGCCGCTGCGTGCCAGCCGTGCGGCGCAGGGGGCGCTTGCGGGGGTGAATGCGGCCGTGGTGGGGCTGCTGCTTGCGGCGCTGATCGATCCCGTGGGCACGGGCGCCCTGCAAGGCTGGGCGGATGTGGCGCTGGCCCTGGCGGCGTTCTGGGCCCTGCAGCGCGCCAAACTGCCGCCCTGGGCCGTGGTGCTGGCCTGCGGAGCCCTGGGTGGGCTGTGGGCGCGCTGGGCCTGA
- a CDS encoding (2Fe-2S)-binding protein codes for MPTLNINGKDQAVDADESTPILWALRDTLGMTGTKFGCGQALCGACTVHLNGAPVRSCITPISAAAGQKITTIESVAADDKVGKAVHAAWVKHDVAQCGYCQSGQIMSATALLKGKKKPTDADIDAAMAGNLCRCGTYVRIRAAIHDAARSLA; via the coding sequence ATGCCCACCTTGAACATCAATGGCAAAGACCAGGCGGTCGACGCCGACGAGTCCACCCCCATCCTCTGGGCCCTGCGCGACACGCTGGGCATGACCGGCACCAAGTTCGGCTGCGGCCAGGCGCTGTGCGGTGCCTGCACGGTGCACCTCAACGGCGCCCCCGTGCGCTCCTGCATCACGCCGATCTCGGCGGCGGCGGGGCAGAAGATCACCACCATCGAGTCGGTTGCGGCCGACGACAAGGTCGGCAAGGCCGTGCATGCGGCCTGGGTCAAGCACGATGTGGCGCAGTGCGGCTATTGCCAGAGCGGCCAGATCATGAGCGCCACGGCGCTGCTCAAGGGCAAGAAAAAGCCCACCGACGCCGACATCGACGCCGCCATGGCGGGCAATTTGTGCCGCTGCGGCACGTATGTGCGCATCCGCGCGGCCATCCACGATGCCGCCCGTTCGCTGGCCTGA
- the pdxH gene encoding pyridoxamine 5'-phosphate oxidase, producing MNTTIADLRKSYERAELNEEASHADPLQQFDQWLKEAMAAQVPEPNAMTLATVGSDLRPSTRIVLIKGYDARGIVWYTNYDSRKGRELAGNPFAALQFHWIELERVVRIEGRVEKAGDTESDEYFHSRPLDSRIGAWASPQSQVIAGRGVLVSNAAKYGAQFLLKPPRPPHWGGYRLVPDRWEFWQGRKSRLHDRLRYRLDGGAWVRERLAP from the coding sequence ATGAACACCACCATCGCAGACCTGCGCAAGAGCTACGAGCGCGCCGAACTCAACGAAGAAGCCTCGCACGCCGACCCGCTGCAGCAATTCGACCAGTGGCTCAAGGAAGCCATGGCCGCCCAGGTGCCCGAGCCCAATGCCATGACGCTGGCCACCGTGGGCAGCGACCTGCGCCCCAGCACCCGCATCGTGCTCATCAAGGGCTACGACGCGCGCGGCATCGTCTGGTACACCAACTACGACAGCCGCAAGGGCCGCGAGCTGGCGGGCAACCCCTTCGCCGCGCTGCAGTTCCACTGGATCGAGCTGGAGCGCGTGGTGCGCATCGAGGGCCGCGTCGAGAAAGCCGGCGACACCGAGAGCGACGAGTATTTCCACAGCCGCCCGCTCGACTCGCGCATCGGCGCCTGGGCCAGCCCGCAAAGCCAGGTGATCGCGGGGCGCGGCGTGCTGGTGTCGAACGCCGCCAAGTACGGCGCCCAGTTCCTGCTCAAGCCGCCGCGCCCGCCGCACTGGGGCGGCTACCGCCTCGTGCCGGACCGCTGGGAGTTCTGGCAGGGCCGCAAGAGCCGCCTGCACGACCGCCTGCGCTACCGCCTGGACGGCGGCGCCTGGGTGCGCGAGCGCCTGGCGCCCTGA
- a CDS encoding xanthine dehydrogenase family protein molybdopterin-binding subunit, with product MHFDSDAFRAEARAHMPRHLRALMQQAQGAMESEATEGLARRTFLKVAAASGFALGAFPLAGQAQGAGAAAAGGLKPFEQPTAFVRIDRDGTVTVTINRLDFGQGVQTGLPMILAEELDADWSKVRSVHGDADPAYADPAFGMHLTGGSNSIKNSFTQYRELGARTRAMLVSAAAAQWGVGAAALRTQGGFVIGPGGKKLGYGDLAEAAMKLPVPEKVVLKDPRQFRIIGRPTGRLDAQAKSSGRQDYGIDVRLPGMLTAVVARPPVFGAKVKSVDDSAAKAIKGVKAVLRVPTDRGGEGVAVLADGYWSAKQGRDALKLEWDTSAVEKADSAQLLAQYRELASKPGMVAMEGDVAPLARAPHRISAEFVFPYLAHAPMEPLNCTVKLDADKAELWMGTQMPGLDAMAAAQTLGLQPQAIKVHTQMAGGGFGRRAIPTSDYVVEACGVAKAARAAGISAPVRTLWSREDDIKGGYYRPLHVHRAEIGFDDQGRILAWDHVIVGQSIIKGSPFEGLMVKNGVDATAIEGMKEPYDVPMRLSVHHPQVNVPVLWWRSVGSTHTAYAMETLIDEVARATKQDPVAYRLRLMGDKHPRHKAALQLAVERSGYGKKKLAPGRAWGVALHESFSSVVAYVVEASVKDGTPKLHSVTAGVHCNLAVNPRSVEAQVQGGALMGLSMCLPGAAITLKDGVVEQSNFGDFAVPRITDMPQMAVHIVPSAEPPTGMGEPGLPPLAPAFANAVARLTGKVPRELPFKLA from the coding sequence ATGCATTTCGACTCCGACGCTTTCCGGGCCGAGGCCCGTGCCCATATGCCCAGGCACCTGCGCGCGCTCATGCAGCAAGCGCAGGGCGCTATGGAATCAGAAGCAACCGAGGGACTGGCGCGCCGCACCTTCCTGAAAGTGGCCGCCGCCTCGGGATTTGCGCTGGGCGCGTTTCCGCTCGCGGGCCAGGCCCAGGGGGCGGGCGCTGCCGCGGCCGGCGGACTCAAGCCCTTCGAGCAACCCACGGCCTTCGTGCGCATCGACCGCGACGGCACCGTCACGGTCACCATCAACCGCCTGGACTTCGGCCAGGGCGTGCAGACCGGCCTGCCCATGATCCTGGCCGAGGAACTGGATGCCGACTGGTCCAAGGTGCGCAGCGTGCACGGTGACGCCGATCCGGCCTATGCGGACCCGGCCTTCGGCATGCACCTCACGGGCGGCTCGAATTCGATCAAGAACTCGTTCACGCAGTACCGCGAACTGGGCGCGCGCACGCGCGCCATGCTGGTCTCGGCCGCTGCGGCGCAGTGGGGCGTGGGCGCTGCGGCGCTGCGCACCCAGGGCGGCTTCGTGATTGGCCCCGGTGGCAAGAAGCTGGGCTACGGCGATCTGGCCGAGGCCGCCATGAAGCTGCCCGTGCCCGAGAAGGTGGTGCTCAAGGACCCCAGGCAGTTCCGCATCATCGGCAGGCCCACGGGCCGATTGGACGCCCAGGCCAAGTCCAGCGGCCGGCAGGATTACGGCATCGACGTGCGCCTGCCCGGCATGCTCACGGCCGTGGTCGCGCGCCCGCCCGTGTTCGGCGCCAAGGTGAAATCGGTGGACGACAGCGCTGCCAAGGCCATCAAGGGGGTCAAGGCCGTGCTGCGCGTGCCCACCGACCGGGGCGGCGAGGGCGTGGCCGTGCTGGCCGACGGCTACTGGAGTGCCAAGCAGGGGCGCGACGCGCTCAAGCTCGAATGGGATACCAGTGCCGTGGAGAAGGCCGACAGTGCGCAATTGCTGGCCCAGTACCGCGAACTGGCCTCCAAGCCCGGCATGGTGGCCATGGAGGGCGACGTGGCGCCGCTGGCCCGGGCGCCGCACAGGATCAGTGCCGAATTCGTGTTCCCCTACCTCGCGCATGCGCCCATGGAGCCCTTGAACTGCACGGTGAAGCTCGATGCGGACAAGGCCGAACTCTGGATGGGCACGCAGATGCCCGGCCTGGACGCCATGGCTGCCGCACAGACGCTGGGCCTGCAGCCGCAGGCCATCAAGGTGCACACGCAGATGGCCGGTGGCGGCTTCGGCCGCCGCGCCATTCCCACCAGCGACTACGTGGTGGAAGCCTGCGGCGTGGCCAAGGCCGCGCGCGCGGCGGGCATCAGCGCCCCGGTGCGCACGCTCTGGAGCCGCGAGGACGACATCAAGGGTGGCTACTACCGCCCCCTGCACGTGCACCGCGCCGAGATCGGTTTCGACGACCAGGGCCGCATCCTGGCCTGGGACCATGTGATCGTGGGCCAGTCCATCATCAAGGGCTCTCCGTTCGAGGGCCTCATGGTCAAGAACGGCGTGGACGCCACGGCCATCGAGGGCATGAAGGAGCCCTACGACGTGCCCATGCGCCTGTCGGTGCACCACCCGCAGGTCAACGTGCCCGTGCTCTGGTGGCGCAGCGTGGGCTCCACCCACACGGCCTACGCCATGGAGACGCTGATCGACGAGGTGGCCCGCGCGACGAAGCAGGACCCCGTGGCCTACCGCCTGCGCCTCATGGGCGACAAGCACCCGCGCCACAAGGCGGCGCTGCAGCTCGCGGTGGAGCGCTCGGGCTATGGCAAGAAGAAGCTCGCACCCGGCCGCGCCTGGGGCGTGGCGCTGCACGAGTCGTTCAGCTCGGTGGTGGCCTATGTGGTCGAGGCCTCGGTGAAGGACGGCACGCCGAAGCTGCACAGCGTGACGGCCGGCGTGCACTGCAACCTGGCCGTCAACCCGAGGAGCGTGGAAGCCCAGGTGCAGGGCGGGGCGCTGATGGGCCTGTCGATGTGCCTGCCGGGTGCGGCCATCACGCTCAAGGACGGCGTGGTGGAGCAGAGCAACTTTGGCGACTTCGCCGTGCCGCGCATCACCGACATGCCGCAGATGGCCGTGCACATCGTGCCCAGCGCCGAACCGCCCACGGGCATGGGCGAACCGGGCCTGCCGCCGCTGGCGCCGGCCTTTGCCAACGCCGTGGCACGCCTCACGGGCAAGGTGCCGCGCGAACTGCCGTTCAAGCTGGCCTGA
- a CDS encoding TetR/AcrR family transcriptional regulator encodes MPTTSTDPSQAEPGKRSRRKEARPGELLDAALDLFVEKGFAATRVEEVAARAGVSKGTLFLYFPSKLELFKAVVRLNIAGRFDEWKLELQTFEGSSSELLRYCFTVWWERIGSTKASGITKLILSEAGNFPEIASFYRQEVIEVGQDLIRCILQRGMASGEFREVDMNYAIYLVLAPMIFLMMWRHSIGMCVPDELGITPEGYIRLQVDNILQGLCVRAQPPSPSTP; translated from the coding sequence GTGCCCACGACCTCCACCGATCCCTCTCAGGCCGAACCCGGCAAGCGCAGCCGTCGCAAGGAAGCCCGCCCTGGCGAGTTGCTCGACGCCGCGCTGGACCTGTTCGTCGAAAAAGGGTTCGCCGCCACCCGGGTGGAGGAAGTGGCGGCGCGCGCCGGGGTATCGAAGGGCACGCTGTTCCTCTATTTTCCGAGCAAGCTGGAATTGTTCAAGGCCGTCGTGCGGCTGAACATCGCGGGCCGTTTCGACGAGTGGAAGCTGGAGCTGCAGACCTTCGAGGGCAGTTCGAGCGAGTTGCTGCGCTACTGCTTCACCGTATGGTGGGAGCGCATCGGCTCCACCAAGGCCTCCGGCATCACCAAGCTGATCCTCAGCGAGGCCGGCAATTTTCCCGAGATCGCCTCCTTCTACCGCCAGGAGGTGATCGAGGTCGGGCAGGACCTGATCCGCTGCATCCTGCAGCGCGGCATGGCCAGCGGCGAGTTCCGCGAGGTCGACATGAACTACGCGATCTACCTCGTGCTCGCACCCATGATCTTCCTCATGATGTGGCGCCATTCGATCGGCATGTGCGTGCCCGACGAACTGGGGATCACCCCCGAGGGCTACATCCGCCTGCAGGTGGACAACATCCTGCAGGGGCTGTGCGTGCGCGCGCAGCCGCCCTCCCCCTCCACTCCCTGA
- a CDS encoding efflux RND transporter periplasmic adaptor subunit: MKRWIPWVATAIVIVVLGSGVWRAVAARKAQQQALTESTQRGEAVLALQPSELLTVRRQALALGLPVSGALRALHSASVKARVAGELQDLAVREGDSVRAGQVVARIDATETAARLRQAQQQADAAKAQVDISQRQFNNNRALVDQGFISTTALETSQASLQSAQASYQAATAAADVARKALEDTVLRSPINGLVAQRLAQNGERVGVDLRVLEIVDLSRLELEALIAPVDAAQVRVGQQASLRIEGSSLPVAATVVRINPSAQSGSRSVPVYLEIDTAGAGAARPLLRQGLFVQGVLETGRAEPLAVPLDAVRTDKPRPYVQAVENDRIVHREVQTGARAQLEGATMVAIEGLPEGTAIVAGSLGPLREGTAVRGAPSASTTR, from the coding sequence ATGAAGCGCTGGATTCCCTGGGTGGCCACGGCCATCGTGATCGTGGTGCTCGGCAGCGGCGTCTGGCGCGCCGTGGCCGCGCGCAAGGCGCAGCAGCAGGCGCTGACCGAATCCACGCAGCGCGGTGAAGCCGTGCTGGCGCTCCAGCCGTCCGAACTGCTCACCGTGCGCCGCCAGGCACTGGCGCTGGGCCTGCCGGTATCGGGCGCGCTGCGTGCGCTGCACTCGGCCAGCGTGAAGGCGCGCGTGGCCGGCGAGCTGCAGGACCTTGCCGTGCGCGAGGGCGACAGCGTGCGCGCGGGCCAGGTAGTGGCGCGCATCGACGCCACCGAGACCGCGGCCCGCCTGCGCCAGGCACAGCAGCAGGCCGACGCCGCCAAGGCCCAGGTAGACATCAGCCAGCGCCAGTTCAACAACAACCGTGCGCTCGTGGACCAGGGCTTCATCTCCACCACCGCGCTCGAAACCTCGCAAGCCAGCCTGCAGTCGGCCCAGGCCAGCTACCAGGCCGCGACGGCCGCTGCCGACGTGGCACGCAAGGCCCTGGAGGACACGGTGCTGCGCAGCCCGATCAACGGCCTGGTGGCGCAGAGGCTGGCGCAGAACGGCGAGCGCGTGGGCGTGGACCTGCGCGTGCTGGAGATCGTCGATCTCTCGCGCCTGGAGCTGGAGGCCCTGATCGCCCCCGTCGATGCTGCCCAGGTGCGCGTGGGCCAGCAAGCCAGCCTGCGGATCGAAGGCAGCAGCCTGCCCGTGGCGGCCACCGTGGTGCGCATCAACCCCAGCGCCCAGTCGGGCAGCCGTTCCGTGCCGGTCTACCTGGAGATCGACACCGCCGGCGCCGGCGCCGCGCGGCCGCTGCTGCGCCAGGGCCTGTTCGTGCAGGGCGTGCTCGAAACCGGCCGCGCCGAGCCACTGGCCGTACCGCTCGATGCCGTGCGCACCGACAAGCCGCGGCCCTATGTGCAGGCCGTGGAAAACGACCGCATCGTGCACCGCGAGGTGCAGACGGGCGCACGCGCCCAGCTGGAGGGCGCCACCATGGTTGCCATCGAGGGGCTGCCCGAAGGCACGGCCATCGTGGCCGGGTCGCTGGGCCCGCTGCGCGAGGGCACGGCCGTGCGCGGCGCTCCCAGCGCATCCACCACCCGCTGA
- a CDS encoding AEC family transporter, with product MNFPVFSSLIPVILCIGIGFLAARLGWVRSAAIKDLSNLVFLVLTPALLFRTMGAVRVQELNFRPVALYFLAAGLVFAVSMAFAGFSTRSAARSLANMFSNTIMIGVPLVGLVYGKDGLVTLFTLISLHALILLTAATVVFELAEARERQRSGQSAAAPMWRTVLQAVRNGIVHPVPLPILAGLLFAQTGLALPGVVDSSLQVLGQALGPMALLLVGVTLAYTPVGQHLRGAWGIALVKNIAHPLLLAVLAWAFGLSGLSVAVMFTAASLPVGANVFLFTQRYGVMQEEVSASIAVSTALALATVPLMLVMAQRFMG from the coding sequence GTGAATTTCCCCGTCTTCTCCTCCCTCATTCCGGTGATCCTGTGCATCGGCATCGGCTTTCTGGCGGCGCGCCTGGGCTGGGTGCGGTCGGCGGCCATCAAGGACCTGTCCAACCTCGTGTTCCTGGTGCTCACGCCGGCGCTGCTGTTCCGCACCATGGGCGCGGTGCGCGTGCAGGAACTCAACTTTCGCCCCGTGGCGCTGTACTTCCTGGCCGCAGGGCTGGTGTTCGCGGTGTCGATGGCGTTCGCGGGCTTTTCCACGCGCTCGGCCGCGCGCAGCCTGGCCAACATGTTCAGCAACACCATCATGATCGGCGTGCCGCTCGTGGGCCTGGTGTACGGCAAGGACGGCCTGGTCACGCTGTTCACGCTGATCTCGCTGCATGCGCTGATCCTGCTCACGGCGGCCACGGTGGTGTTCGAGCTGGCCGAGGCGCGCGAGCGCCAGCGCTCGGGCCAGAGTGCCGCGGCCCCCATGTGGCGCACGGTGCTGCAGGCCGTGCGCAACGGCATCGTGCATCCGGTGCCGCTGCCCATTCTGGCCGGGCTGCTGTTCGCGCAGACGGGCCTCGCGCTGCCCGGCGTGGTGGACAGCTCGCTGCAGGTGCTGGGCCAGGCGCTGGGCCCCATGGCGCTGCTGCTGGTGGGCGTGACGCTGGCTTACACCCCCGTGGGCCAGCACCTGCGCGGCGCCTGGGGCATTGCGCTCGTGAAGAATATCGCGCACCCGCTGCTGCTGGCGGTGCTGGCCTGGGCGTTCGGGCTTTCGGGCCTGTCGGTGGCGGTGATGTTCACGGCGGCCTCGCTGCCCGTCGGGGCCAATGTGTTCCTGTTCACGCAGCGCTACGGCGTGATGCAGGAGGAAGTGTCGGCCAGCATCGCCGTGTCCACGGCGCTGGCGCTGGCCACGGTGCCGCTGATGCTGGTCATGGCCCAGCGTTTCATGGGCTGA
- the msrA gene encoding peptide-methionine (S)-S-oxide reductase MsrA, with protein sequence MALETITLGGGCFWCTEAIFDRVRGVTDVESGYANGHVPNPSYEQVCGADTGHAEVVRVTFDPAQIGVREILEIFFATHDPTTRNRQGNDVGPQYRSGIYYSVPAHEAVAREVLRELDQGGHYGAPAVTEVLPLTSYWPAEDYHQDYFLKHPHQGYCAFVVGPKVQKFQATFARYLKPD encoded by the coding sequence ATGGCCCTTGAAACCATCACCCTGGGCGGCGGCTGCTTCTGGTGCACCGAGGCCATCTTCGACCGCGTGCGCGGCGTCACCGATGTGGAAAGCGGCTACGCCAACGGGCACGTGCCCAACCCAAGCTATGAGCAGGTGTGCGGCGCCGACACGGGCCACGCCGAGGTCGTGCGTGTGACCTTCGACCCCGCGCAGATCGGCGTGCGCGAGATCCTGGAGATCTTCTTCGCCACGCACGACCCCACCACGCGCAACCGCCAGGGCAACGACGTGGGACCCCAGTACCGCAGCGGCATCTACTATTCGGTCCCCGCGCACGAGGCGGTGGCACGCGAGGTGCTGCGCGAGCTGGACCAGGGCGGCCACTACGGCGCCCCGGCGGTGACCGAGGTATTGCCCCTCACCTCCTACTGGCCCGCCGAGGACTACCACCAGGACTATTTCCTCAAGCATCCCCACCAGGGCTATTGCGCCTTCGTGGTGGGCCCCAAGGTGCAGAAGTTCCAGGCCACCTTTGCGCGCTACCTGAAGCCGGATTGA